In one Novosphingopyxis iocasae genomic region, the following are encoded:
- a CDS encoding EcsC family protein produces MDIKTEQRAYRESRPSALGRGIERLTSPVGKKLAKLVPSSLVRMVLKRLDDASGAAQLYNFEHNRSNLAACRKAAGNVEKVAMSINASTGAASGFGGLFTMGLDVPATVGLAMRNIRDTGRAYGFTGEGEAEQIFRLQILELATLDNEEQRRARIAALEAGIAPDGGLLAPGAKASTPVVDQVVERVSRALALASFRRRAGMVVPFVGAAVGGAINASFQRDVSKAARFAYQARRLQAEDV; encoded by the coding sequence ATGGATATCAAAACCGAACAGCGCGCCTATCGCGAAAGCCGACCCTCCGCCCTCGGTCGCGGGATCGAACGGCTGACCAGCCCCGTCGGCAAGAAGCTGGCTAAGCTCGTTCCCTCATCGCTCGTGCGAATGGTGCTCAAACGCCTCGATGATGCGAGCGGGGCGGCCCAATTGTACAATTTCGAACATAATCGTTCCAATCTTGCCGCCTGCCGAAAAGCTGCCGGGAATGTGGAAAAGGTAGCCATGTCGATCAACGCATCGACCGGGGCGGCATCGGGCTTCGGCGGCCTGTTCACCATGGGGCTCGATGTTCCCGCGACGGTCGGTCTAGCCATGCGCAACATCCGCGACACCGGCCGGGCTTACGGCTTCACTGGCGAAGGCGAGGCCGAGCAGATTTTCCGGCTGCAGATCCTGGAGCTGGCAACGCTCGATAATGAAGAGCAGCGCCGCGCGCGCATCGCAGCGCTGGAAGCGGGCATCGCGCCCGATGGCGGTCTGCTGGCGCCCGGCGCAAAGGCCAGTACGCCTGTGGTCGATCAGGTGGTGGAACGCGTCTCGCGCGCGCTGGCACTCGCTTCCTTCCGCCGCCGCGCGGGCATGGTGGTGCCTTTTGTGGGCGCAGCGGTGGGCGGCGCGATTAACGCTTCCTTCCAGCGCGATGTCTCGAAAGCCGCGCGCTTCGCCTATCAGGCACGGCGTCTACAGGCCGAAGACGTCTGA
- a CDS encoding MarR family winged helix-turn-helix transcriptional regulator codes for MGKPILLSKRQIRDRAVGHLADRRLRNDAFPDVTFGDHSWDILLILILFIAELDERAMIIADLYRESSALETTLLRHISALEAKGMVGKRRDKADARFRYIRLTDKGSAAMDRWVHAEFDD; via the coding sequence ATGGGCAAGCCGATCCTTTTATCGAAGCGGCAGATACGCGATCGTGCGGTCGGCCATTTAGCCGACCGACGCTTGCGCAACGACGCCTTCCCGGACGTCACATTCGGCGATCACTCCTGGGATATCCTGCTCATTCTCATTCTTTTCATCGCCGAACTCGATGAGCGCGCAATGATCATCGCCGATCTATATCGGGAGAGCTCCGCGCTTGAAACCACGCTTCTGCGGCACATCTCCGCACTGGAAGCGAAGGGCATGGTCGGCAAGCGACGCGACAAGGCCGATGCGCGGTTTAGGTACATCCGTCTCACCGACAAAGGCAGCGCGGCAATGGACCGCTGGGTGCATGCTGAGTTCGACGACTAG
- a CDS encoding S1/P1 nuclease, producing the protein MKLPLVVAALVMSTPSAALAWGQNGHRIIGQIAQDNIDGRSRAAIEQIIGDEDLATLSTFADEERSNPAPFWQKEATPWHYVTIPDGESYADGGAPPEGNAYSALERFTVVLRDSAASQAEKRIALAFVVHLVGDLHQPMHVGDGTDRGGNNVRVTFFGDRTNLHSVWDTSLIERQNLSYTEYTARLERAMTPQNIIEWWTADPLVWITESIAVRKQAYPAIPADGGTSSLSYDYQYQQLPFVEQRLMQGGVRLAAYLDHVFAAEAQR; encoded by the coding sequence ATGAAACTTCCCCTCGTTGTCGCCGCCCTCGTCATGTCCACGCCATCTGCTGCCCTTGCATGGGGTCAGAACGGCCATCGAATCATCGGTCAGATTGCGCAGGACAATATCGATGGCCGATCCCGGGCTGCGATCGAGCAGATTATCGGAGACGAGGATCTAGCTACGCTGTCAACCTTCGCGGACGAAGAGCGCTCCAACCCGGCGCCCTTCTGGCAGAAGGAAGCAACGCCGTGGCACTACGTCACCATCCCCGACGGCGAAAGCTACGCTGACGGCGGCGCACCGCCCGAGGGTAACGCCTATAGCGCGTTGGAGCGTTTCACCGTGGTCCTGCGCGATTCTGCAGCCTCACAAGCCGAAAAGCGCATTGCGCTGGCCTTCGTGGTGCACCTGGTCGGTGATCTTCACCAGCCGATGCATGTCGGCGACGGCACCGACCGGGGCGGAAACAATGTGCGCGTCACCTTCTTCGGTGACCGAACGAACCTGCACAGCGTCTGGGATACCTCGCTGATCGAAAGGCAGAACCTTAGCTACACCGAATACACCGCCCGGCTGGAGCGCGCCATGACGCCGCAAAACATCATCGAATGGTGGACGGCCGATCCGCTCGTCTGGATCACGGAGAGTATCGCGGTGCGGAAGCAGGCTTATCCGGCCATACCGGCTGACGGTGGCACATCTTCGCTCAGCTACGATTACCAATATCAGCAGCTGCCTTTCGTCGAGCAGCGATTGATGCAGGGCGGTGTCCGGCTCGCAGCATATCTCGACCATGTCTTCGCAGCGGAAGCCCAGCGGTAA
- a CDS encoding DUF1134 domain-containing protein encodes MTSFLTRYLLPIAAAMMMVGAPAAAQIREIDPNQAIDADLGPPPAEQRTPDNPATPTYNPYDVPPEDNVLMNGQSDPNGDYQPSVPPPPPPPVQGTATPQAPPIGSVPVSGDDTYQQDDLIGAAEGVFGKGAEGLAKVIEDVLAKQGEPNGYIVGREGSAAFVVGLRYGSGTLFHKIEGERPVYWTGPSVGFDAGANAGSTFILVYNLYDTEDLYKRYVAGEGAAYLLGGFNVSYLRRGDKVLIPIRVGAGLRLGANVGYMKFSKKQRWLPF; translated from the coding sequence ATGACATCCTTTCTGACGCGGTATCTGCTGCCGATCGCCGCGGCTATGATGATGGTCGGCGCGCCGGCCGCCGCCCAGATTCGCGAGATCGATCCCAACCAGGCGATCGACGCCGATCTTGGACCACCCCCTGCCGAGCAGCGAACCCCGGACAATCCCGCAACGCCAACCTACAACCCCTATGACGTGCCGCCCGAGGACAATGTCCTGATGAACGGGCAGAGCGACCCGAACGGCGATTATCAGCCCTCCGTCCCGCCGCCCCCGCCCCCGCCGGTACAGGGCACGGCCACTCCGCAGGCCCCGCCGATCGGCAGCGTTCCCGTATCCGGCGACGATACCTATCAGCAGGACGATCTGATCGGCGCGGCCGAGGGCGTGTTCGGCAAGGGCGCAGAGGGCCTGGCCAAGGTGATCGAGGACGTTCTTGCCAAGCAGGGCGAGCCCAATGGCTATATCGTCGGGCGCGAGGGTAGCGCCGCGTTCGTCGTGGGCCTGCGCTACGGCTCCGGCACGCTGTTCCACAAGATCGAGGGCGAACGCCCGGTCTACTGGACCGGCCCGTCGGTGGGGTTCGATGCCGGCGCCAATGCCGGCAGCACCTTCATCCTGGTCTATAATCTCTACGACACCGAAGACCTCTACAAACGCTATGTCGCGGGCGAGGGTGCGGCCTATCTTCTGGGTGGCTTCAACGTCAGCTATTTGCGGCGCGGCGACAAAGTGTTGATCCCGATTCGCGTGGGTGCCGGGCTGCGGCTGGGGGCGAATGTCGGCTATATGAAGTTTTCCAAGAAGCAGCGCTGGCTGCCTTTCTGA
- a CDS encoding tyrosine-type recombinase/integrase, translating into MLTDRQVRTAKPREKAYKLADRNSLFLHVSPKGHKSFRYKYRFDGKEQLLVIGAYPDIGLGDAREAMENARKLLKDGRNPKHDVARRRLLGNMGSDRSFEVIARRWYAQQVDRWKPVHAQDVMRSMEQDLFPDIGQLPLEDIDTELLLAVLSKVQDRGAIESAHRLKQRVRSVYQFAKGMGIKCENPAFDVGEAMKRVPKARRYPALIKIDEIRQFLSVIDTAGASPVTRLASRFLALVAQRPGMVRRAEWSDIRGIDFASPGSDSSDALWVVPAEKMKLDADQRQDDDYDHHVPLSAAAVDTLRAAHRLSGNCPYIFPAITSGLKPISENAIGYLYNREGYKGRHVPHGWRSSFSTIMNEAIGVELGQDIRMFGDRLIIDLMLAHVPAGMSESEFRYNRARYMPRRRELSEEWAALIMEGAIEPDAIIHSPRRKRRT; encoded by the coding sequence ATGCTTACGGACAGACAGGTACGGACGGCAAAGCCGCGCGAGAAGGCGTACAAGCTGGCAGACCGGAACAGCCTGTTCCTTCATGTGAGCCCGAAGGGACACAAGAGCTTTCGCTACAAATACCGCTTCGACGGCAAGGAGCAGCTGCTGGTGATCGGCGCCTATCCGGACATTGGTCTCGGCGATGCGCGCGAGGCGATGGAAAACGCGCGCAAGCTCCTGAAGGACGGGCGCAATCCGAAGCACGATGTCGCGAGGCGGCGGCTGCTGGGGAATATGGGCTCCGATCGAAGTTTCGAGGTGATAGCGCGCCGCTGGTATGCGCAGCAGGTCGACAGGTGGAAGCCGGTACATGCCCAGGACGTCATGCGGAGCATGGAACAAGATCTGTTCCCGGACATCGGACAGCTGCCGCTCGAGGACATCGATACCGAGCTTCTGCTCGCGGTGCTGTCAAAAGTACAAGACCGTGGTGCGATCGAAAGCGCGCACAGGCTGAAGCAGCGCGTGCGGTCCGTTTACCAGTTCGCCAAGGGCATGGGCATCAAATGCGAGAACCCCGCCTTCGATGTCGGCGAAGCGATGAAGAGGGTGCCCAAGGCCAGGCGCTATCCGGCTCTCATCAAGATCGACGAGATCCGGCAGTTCCTCTCCGTCATCGATACTGCAGGGGCCTCTCCTGTTACCAGACTGGCTTCCCGCTTCCTGGCACTGGTGGCGCAGCGCCCGGGCATGGTTCGCCGCGCCGAATGGAGCGACATCCGTGGTATCGATTTTGCATCGCCGGGCAGTGACAGCAGCGACGCTCTATGGGTGGTCCCAGCCGAAAAGATGAAACTGGATGCCGATCAGCGTCAGGACGACGACTACGATCACCACGTGCCGCTCAGTGCGGCGGCTGTCGACACGTTGCGGGCAGCGCATCGTTTGAGTGGGAACTGCCCCTACATATTCCCGGCGATCACCTCTGGTCTGAAGCCCATCAGCGAGAACGCCATCGGCTATCTCTACAATCGGGAGGGCTACAAGGGCCGCCATGTGCCACACGGTTGGCGCTCCAGCTTCTCCACCATCATGAACGAGGCGATCGGCGTGGAGCTAGGTCAGGACATTCGCATGTTCGGCGATCGCCTGATTATCGATCTGATGCTGGCTCATGTGCCTGCTGGAATGTCCGAAAGCGAATTCCGGTACAACCGTGCTAGATATATGCCGCGCCGAAGAGAGCTGTCCGAAGAGTGGGCAGCGCTCATCATGGAAGGTGCAATCGAGCCGGATGCCATCATCCATAGTCCGCGGCGCAAACGAAGGACTTAG
- a CDS encoding LysR substrate-binding domain-containing protein gives MTLDQLRIFVGVAEREHMTRAAEALNITQSAVSAAIKTLEERHGVALFHRVGRRIELTEAGLLLLSEARAVLGRAASAERALAEYGGLERGSLSLVASQTIAGYWLAPLLARYRQLHPGITVQMAIGNSDQAAEQVHDGSAELGFIEGLIDDPALARWTVGHDELALVGAAPTDETINSKWLRAAAWVLREEGSGTRSTFEAALNARGIMIADLNVALTLPSNEAVRSATAAGSGYTVISTLVAGPLLASGKLHRLPFKLDPRPFYGLRHKERYRSKAGDALLDLLNIDKT, from the coding sequence TTGACGCTCGATCAGTTGCGCATCTTTGTCGGCGTTGCGGAGCGCGAGCATATGACCCGCGCGGCCGAGGCGCTGAATATCACCCAGTCCGCGGTCAGCGCGGCGATCAAGACGCTGGAGGAACGCCATGGCGTGGCGCTGTTCCATCGGGTCGGTCGCCGCATCGAACTGACCGAAGCCGGACTGCTGTTGCTGAGCGAGGCGCGCGCGGTGCTGGGCCGGGCGGCAAGCGCCGAGCGGGCGCTGGCAGAATATGGCGGGCTGGAACGCGGCAGCCTGTCGCTGGTCGCCAGCCAGACGATCGCGGGCTATTGGCTCGCACCCTTGCTCGCACGGTATCGCCAACTTCATCCCGGTATCACCGTGCAGATGGCGATCGGCAACAGCGATCAGGCCGCCGAGCAGGTGCATGACGGCAGCGCCGAGCTGGGATTTATCGAGGGGCTTATCGACGATCCCGCGCTGGCGCGCTGGACAGTGGGGCATGACGAACTGGCGCTGGTTGGCGCTGCGCCCACCGACGAGACCATCAATTCAAAGTGGCTGCGCGCTGCGGCGTGGGTGCTGCGGGAAGAGGGTTCGGGAACAAGATCGACCTTCGAAGCTGCGTTGAACGCGCGCGGCATAATGATCGCCGATCTCAATGTAGCGCTGACTTTACCATCTAATGAGGCGGTGCGCTCGGCAACTGCGGCGGGTTCAGGCTATACCGTCATCTCGACGCTCGTCGCCGGGCCGTTGCTGGCCTCCGGAAAGCTGCACCGTCTGCCGTTCAAGCTCGATCCGCGTCCCTTTTACGGGCTGCGCCATAAAGAGCGCTACCGTAGCAAGGCGGGCGATGCGCTGCTGGATCTGCTCAATATCGACAAAACATAG
- a CDS encoding YeiH family protein: protein MSHSAMTQSVLDRLPDKPSMPGILPGLLLCIAVTAIAFAFAQLEERLFGTAWLEPLVLAIIIGTAIRTAWTPSARWFPGIDFSAKLLLEIAVVLLGASVSAATILAAGPALLIGIAGVVVLAIGASFAIGRLLGLPKRMATLIACGNSICGNSAIAAVAPVIGADSDDIAASIAFTAVLGVVVVLGLPLIGFGLEMSGLQYGALAGLTVYAVPQVIAAAAPLGTSAVQYGTLVKLVRVLMLGPVCLILSLLAPHMREETDEPAPHVTAGDRPKAGRPPIHHLVPWFIVGFLGMVGARSLGAIPEMALAPAATAATLLTVISMAALGLGVDVRTVAKAGGRVTAAVVLSLLVLGSISFALIRLLGLA, encoded by the coding sequence ATGAGCCATTCCGCCATGACCCAGTCCGTTCTGGACCGCCTTCCTGACAAACCTTCCATGCCAGGCATTCTGCCCGGGCTGCTCCTCTGTATTGCAGTCACCGCAATTGCATTCGCCTTTGCTCAGCTGGAAGAAAGGTTGTTCGGCACTGCCTGGCTGGAGCCGCTGGTGCTGGCAATCATCATCGGCACCGCGATCCGCACCGCCTGGACGCCGTCCGCGCGCTGGTTTCCGGGGATCGATTTCAGCGCCAAGCTGCTGCTCGAGATCGCGGTGGTGCTGCTGGGCGCATCGGTGAGTGCGGCGACCATATTGGCGGCGGGGCCGGCACTTCTGATCGGGATCGCCGGCGTCGTCGTGCTGGCGATCGGCGCGAGCTTTGCGATCGGGCGGCTGCTGGGTTTGCCCAAGCGCATGGCTACATTGATCGCGTGCGGCAATTCGATCTGTGGCAATTCGGCAATCGCGGCGGTGGCACCTGTGATCGGCGCTGACAGCGACGATATCGCCGCATCGATCGCATTTACCGCAGTGCTCGGTGTGGTGGTGGTGCTCGGGCTGCCGCTGATCGGCTTCGGCCTTGAAATGAGCGGGCTGCAATATGGCGCGCTGGCTGGGCTGACCGTCTATGCGGTGCCGCAGGTAATCGCCGCCGCCGCGCCGCTGGGAACGTCGGCGGTGCAATATGGCACGCTGGTCAAACTGGTGCGGGTGCTGATGCTCGGCCCGGTGTGCCTGATATTGTCGCTGCTGGCCCCGCATATGCGCGAAGAAACTGACGAGCCTGCTCCGCATGTGACGGCGGGGGACCGGCCCAAGGCAGGCAGACCGCCGATCCACCACCTTGTTCCTTGGTTCATCGTCGGCTTTCTTGGCATGGTAGGCGCTCGCTCGCTGGGCGCAATCCCGGAGATGGCGCTGGCACCGGCCGCGACCGCGGCTACGCTGCTAACAGTAATATCGATGGCGGCTCTCGGCCTTGGCGTGGACGTGCGCACGGTGGCCAAAGCAGGCGGGCGGGTGACCGCGGCAGTCGTTCTGTCGCTACTCGTGCTCGGCTCCATCAGCTTTGCGCTGATCCGGCTGTTGGGTCTCGCGTGA
- a CDS encoding molybdopterin-dependent oxidoreductase → MKDPLSASTSRRRVLQASALGGITAFATPALAQALANLGLPGSPSMREMTTVFPQKGPMILQRNRPPLLETPMEVFDGSVFTPNDRFFVRWHWAVIPPSVDVDQFRLKVHGAVERPLSISLAALLNDLPRVEIAAVNQCSGNSRGFFQPPVPGGEWGHGAMGNAKWMGVRLRDVLDKAGVKAGARQVRFSGMDEPVVPTGPDFKKSLAIDHARDGEVMLAFAMNGEALPLLNGFPLRLIVPGWFSTYWVKMLSDIEVLDHADENFWMAKAYKLPDNRWADVSPGQTGYSTVPISTMVPRAWITNLSEGASVRLADVVPIRGIAMGGTRGVAKVDISPDGGRHWYPTELSPDEGRYSFRRWQISAKLPHGGKVPLTVRCTNSAGETQPMAQNWNPGGYRRAGAETITINAA, encoded by the coding sequence ATGAAAGATCCGCTTAGTGCATCCACCAGTCGTCGCCGGGTCCTGCAGGCGTCGGCGCTCGGCGGGATCACCGCCTTTGCCACCCCGGCGCTTGCGCAGGCGCTTGCCAATCTGGGCTTGCCGGGCAGCCCTTCGATGCGCGAAATGACTACGGTCTTTCCGCAGAAGGGCCCGATGATCCTGCAGCGCAATCGTCCGCCGTTGCTCGAAACGCCGATGGAAGTGTTCGATGGCAGCGTGTTCACGCCCAATGATCGCTTCTTCGTGCGATGGCACTGGGCGGTGATCCCACCGAGCGTCGATGTTGATCAGTTCAGGCTTAAGGTTCATGGCGCGGTCGAGCGCCCCCTATCCATATCTCTTGCCGCGCTACTCAACGATTTGCCTCGCGTGGAAATTGCGGCAGTGAACCAGTGCTCCGGTAATTCACGCGGCTTCTTCCAGCCGCCGGTTCCGGGCGGCGAGTGGGGCCATGGCGCGATGGGCAACGCCAAATGGATGGGCGTTCGACTGCGCGACGTGTTGGACAAGGCAGGCGTAAAGGCAGGCGCCCGGCAAGTGCGCTTTTCCGGCATGGACGAACCGGTTGTGCCGACAGGCCCGGATTTCAAGAAATCGCTGGCGATCGATCATGCGCGCGACGGTGAGGTGATGTTGGCGTTCGCAATGAACGGCGAGGCACTGCCGCTGCTCAATGGCTTTCCTTTGCGCCTGATCGTTCCAGGCTGGTTTTCCACCTATTGGGTGAAGATGCTCAGCGATATCGAAGTGCTCGACCATGCGGACGAGAATTTCTGGATGGCGAAGGCTTACAAGCTCCCCGACAACCGCTGGGCTGACGTGTCGCCGGGTCAGACCGGCTATTCTACGGTCCCGATCAGCACGATGGTGCCGCGGGCTTGGATCACCAATCTTTCCGAAGGGGCGAGCGTGCGTCTGGCCGATGTTGTTCCCATTCGCGGAATTGCGATGGGGGGCACCAGGGGCGTGGCAAAGGTCGATATTTCGCCGGATGGCGGACGCCACTGGTATCCGACTGAGTTGAGTCCGGACGAAGGGCGTTATAGTTTTCGTAGGTGGCAAATTTCAGCCAAGCTGCCGCATGGCGGTAAAGTGCCGCTGACGGTGCGCTGCACTAATAGCGCTGGCGAAACTCAACCGATGGCGCAAAACTGGAACCCGGGCGGCTATCGCCGGGCAGGCGCTGAAACCATTACAATCAACGCGGCCTGA
- a CDS encoding aromatic amino acid transaminase, which produces MFEDLKDLPPDGLLQLIKLYRDDSNPQKIDLGVGVYRDADGGTPVFRAVKKAEHRLHEVQDSKSYLGPEGDHEFVAALRPYIFGKSDGYGARLNGVQTPGGTGAVRLACETLASAGAKKVLLGTPSWPNHGPIIQATGMEPVLFDHADIKTQTLDFGALIDAMKAADKGDIVLLHGCCHNPTGIDYSADQWGEIAQIVADRGLFPLIDLAYQGLGHGFEEDAEGLRKVIAAAPESMLAYSCDKNFGLYRERVGALYALSKTEAQAATLYSHLLSNARANWSMPPDHGAATVRVILSDDDFRAEWDAEVRDMRARLNRMRNALAEYQNVGNVDLAAVGRQNGLFSTLNLSKDQVMAMRGSHGIYMAASGRINVAGLNERNIPHFVEALRSIA; this is translated from the coding sequence ATGTTCGAAGATCTCAAAGACCTGCCGCCCGATGGTCTGCTTCAGCTGATCAAGCTCTACCGCGACGATTCCAACCCGCAGAAGATCGATCTGGGCGTGGGCGTTTATCGCGATGCCGATGGCGGCACCCCAGTTTTCCGCGCGGTGAAGAAGGCCGAACATCGCTTGCACGAGGTGCAGGACAGCAAAAGCTATCTGGGGCCGGAGGGCGACCATGAATTCGTCGCTGCGCTGCGCCCCTATATCTTCGGCAAAAGCGATGGCTACGGCGCGCGGTTGAACGGCGTTCAGACGCCGGGCGGCACCGGCGCGGTGCGGCTCGCCTGCGAAACGCTGGCATCGGCGGGTGCGAAGAAGGTGCTGCTGGGGACGCCGAGCTGGCCGAACCACGGCCCGATCATTCAGGCGACCGGCATGGAGCCGGTGCTGTTCGACCACGCCGATATCAAGACGCAGACGCTGGATTTCGGCGCACTTATCGATGCCATGAAGGCGGCGGACAAGGGCGACATCGTGCTGCTGCACGGCTGCTGCCATAATCCCACCGGCATCGATTACAGTGCCGATCAATGGGGCGAGATCGCGCAGATCGTGGCGGACCGCGGCCTCTTCCCGCTGATCGACCTGGCTTATCAGGGCCTTGGACATGGGTTTGAGGAAGACGCCGAGGGCCTCCGCAAGGTGATCGCCGCGGCGCCTGAATCGATGCTGGCCTATAGCTGCGACAAGAATTTCGGGCTGTACCGCGAACGCGTCGGCGCGCTCTATGCGCTGTCGAAAACGGAAGCGCAGGCGGCGACGCTCTACAGCCATCTGCTGTCCAACGCGCGGGCCAACTGGTCGATGCCGCCAGATCATGGCGCGGCGACGGTGCGCGTGATCCTGTCCGACGACGATTTCCGCGCCGAATGGGATGCCGAAGTGCGCGACATGCGCGCACGGCTCAACCGGATGCGCAATGCGCTGGCCGAATATCAAAATGTCGGCAATGTCGATCTGGCCGCCGTCGGGCGCCAGAACGGTCTGTTCTCCACGCTGAACCTGTCCAAGGATCAGGTGATGGCGATGCGCGGCAGCCACGGCATCTACATGGCGGCATCGGGCCGAATCAATGTGGCCGGCCTCAACGAACGCAACATCCCGCACTTCGTGGAAGCACTGCGCTCGATCGCCTGA
- a CDS encoding helix-turn-helix transcriptional regulator, which yields MKDLVGLQSRYFVDGFLSGSITSFARPIGGGEAVRMTPTMWELDDCLPRFATGTLNLEHWTDSDAAPTHHIFVDNEQFEKLLMSLPTDDYLSEYQLQCIADPRFALMQRQQNDQSALEPSPASDSRVGPSPAPSPQDRLINLNSVLERCGIKKSKLYDLIKGDQFPKQASVGGRSLWSEREVDHWVEQRKTDRS from the coding sequence ATGAAAGACCTGGTCGGGCTCCAGAGCCGATATTTTGTCGACGGCTTCCTGTCCGGCTCGATAACGTCGTTTGCTCGTCCGATCGGGGGCGGAGAAGCTGTTCGCATGACACCCACCATGTGGGAGTTGGACGACTGCCTGCCGCGCTTTGCAACCGGTACGCTCAATCTGGAGCACTGGACCGATTCCGACGCAGCGCCGACGCATCACATCTTCGTCGATAATGAGCAGTTCGAAAAGCTGCTGATGAGCCTTCCTACCGATGATTATCTGTCGGAATATCAACTGCAGTGCATCGCGGATCCGCGTTTCGCGCTCATGCAGCGTCAGCAGAACGACCAGTCTGCGCTTGAGCCATCTCCAGCTTCAGATAGCAGGGTCGGGCCTTCACCAGCACCCAGTCCACAGGACCGGCTCATCAATTTAAACAGTGTGCTCGAACGGTGCGGTATCAAGAAGAGCAAGCTTTACGATTTAATCAAAGGCGACCAGTTCCCGAAGCAAGCCAGCGTCGGCGGTCGGTCGCTGTGGTCGGAACGCGAGGTCGACCACTGGGTCGAGCAGCGTAAGACCGACCGTTCCTAA
- a CDS encoding SOS response-associated peptidase: protein MLRGMCNLYRMTATVAEIAKLFGPFDGDRTNLPSFETIYPNRDAPILRNVDGKLTLETMTWGVPPPTKGSRPVTNVRNLKSPFWRSMLNTPGRRCLVPVTSFCEWEGEKGSKRKVWFGRTDTPLFSFAGIWRPTDEGPRMAFLTTEANETVGAVHPKAMPVLLKQEDHETWLIADYEEATALARPFDDALVEVVQGEDVA, encoded by the coding sequence ATGCTGCGCGGCATGTGCAACCTGTACCGAATGACCGCCACCGTCGCCGAGATTGCGAAGCTGTTCGGCCCCTTCGACGGCGATCGTACGAATCTGCCGAGCTTCGAGACGATCTATCCCAATCGTGACGCGCCAATCTTGCGCAACGTCGACGGGAAGCTGACGCTCGAGACGATGACGTGGGGTGTCCCACCCCCGACGAAGGGCAGCCGACCGGTGACGAACGTGCGCAATCTCAAAAGCCCATTCTGGCGCTCGATGCTGAACACCCCTGGGAGGCGATGCCTCGTCCCGGTTACGTCATTTTGCGAATGGGAAGGCGAGAAGGGCTCCAAGCGGAAGGTGTGGTTCGGTAGGACTGACACGCCGCTGTTCTCGTTCGCGGGAATCTGGCGCCCTACCGACGAAGGGCCGCGGATGGCGTTCCTTACGACCGAAGCGAACGAGACGGTCGGAGCAGTGCATCCGAAAGCAATGCCCGTGCTGCTGAAGCAGGAGGATCACGAGACCTGGCTGATCGCCGACTATGAAGAGGCGACCGCACTGGCTCGGCCGTTTGACGACGCTCTGGTGGAGGTAGTTCAGGGGGAGGACGTCGCTTAA
- a CDS encoding DUF1993 domain-containing protein: MKLTDLLTPTYIQMLNALSAWLDKAAGQVGADEGEKLLAARLAPDMFPLSTQVRFACVQALEGMYRLRGEAFPPEMGDLLKEGQNGGEHPGSLAQAKARIAETVSSVQSLATDMTEPDAGAPMAHELPNGMVFDLGTEQYARDWALGQFYFHIMTAYAILRQQGVALGKADYVAHMMGHLRPETIPGAQKEE, translated from the coding sequence ATGAAGCTGACCGATCTGCTCACCCCGACCTATATTCAGATGCTGAATGCCCTGTCCGCCTGGCTCGACAAGGCTGCGGGGCAGGTCGGCGCGGACGAGGGCGAAAAGCTGCTGGCCGCCCGCTTGGCGCCGGACATGTTCCCGCTTTCCACGCAGGTGCGGTTCGCCTGTGTGCAAGCGCTGGAAGGAATGTACCGCTTGCGGGGCGAGGCCTTTCCGCCAGAAATGGGCGATCTGCTGAAGGAAGGCCAGAATGGCGGCGAGCATCCGGGTTCGTTGGCGCAGGCCAAGGCCAGGATCGCCGAAACGGTCTCCTCCGTACAATCGCTCGCCACCGACATGACCGAGCCCGACGCCGGAGCGCCAATGGCACATGAGCTGCCCAACGGGATGGTCTTCGATCTCGGCACCGAACAATATGCGCGCGATTGGGCGCTGGGGCAGTTCTATTTCCACATCATGACCGCCTATGCGATCCTGCGCCAACAGGGCGTCGCGCTAGGCAAGGCGGACTATGTCGCGCACATGATGGGTCATCTGCGGCCCGAAACGATACCGGGTGCACAAAAGGAGGAATGA